The Candidatus Hydrogenedens sp. genome contains the following window.
TCGAATGTTGTCGGGAATAAGAAACCCGAACCAATGCCAATACCCAGTGCTAAACAGCGTTCCAATGCCCTACCGGTATAATCTTGGGCAACAGCATAACTGGAATTAATACCGGCACCACTTAAGAAATTTCTACGGACAGAGGTACCTGAACCTTTCGGAGCGACCATAATAACATCTACATAATCAGGTGGAATTACTTTTGTTAAATTCTTATATACAATAGAAAAACCATGAGAGAAATACAATGCGTCTCCAGGTTTTAAATGTTTCTTTACATTAGGCCAGATGGCTTTTTGTGCTGCATCGGAAACTAACAATTGAATAATTGTTCCTTTTTCACAAGCTTCTTCTATATCAAATAAAGTTTTACCGGGCTTCCAGCCATCTTTTACTGCACGGTCCCAATCGGATTTAAAATTTGGATCCTGACCTATAATTACATTGAAACCGTTATCACGCAAATTCAAACTCTGCGCCGGTCCTTGGACACCATACCCGATAACAGCAATTACTTCATTCTTTAATACTTTCCTTGCCTTTGCCATAGGAAATTCTTTTCGTGTTATCACTTCTTCTTTTGTCCCACCAAAATCAATAAGCATTGAAATACTCCTTCTTTTAAGGTTAATGTTTATTTAGAAATTGCATTTTAAATTGCATAAACACCCAACATTATAATATTTTATCGCTTAAACATATTAAATTACAAAAGCAAACATTTATGTATAACTTATCTGATTTAAAAAATTTATCCGTAGCCATTGACAT
Protein-coding sequences here:
- the ilvC gene encoding ketol-acid reductoisomerase translates to MLIDFGGTKEEVITRKEFPMAKARKVLKNEVIAVIGYGVQGPAQSLNLRDNGFNVIIGQDPNFKSDWDRAVKDGWKPGKTLFDIEEACEKGTIIQLLVSDAAQKAIWPNVKKHLKPGDALYFSHGFSIVYKNLTKVIPPDYVDVIMVAPKGSGTSVRRNFLSGAGINSSYAVAQDYTGRALERCLALGIGIGSGFLFPTTFENEVYSDLTGERGVLMGALAGIMEAQYQVLRENGHTPSEAFNETVEELTQSLIRLVDENGMDWMYQNCSATAQRGALDWKPKFKKATLPVFRELYKRVKEGAETKRVLKSLGNPNYKQELQKELAEMANSEMWLAGKACRELRPKEPTSKQIKSKVGTQGRTNY